The following coding sequences lie in one Mucilaginibacter sp. KACC 22773 genomic window:
- a CDS encoding sugar transferase has protein sequence MILKRIFDLIFASILLITLTPLLIIIAMAVKFNSKGSVFYVQRRIGKNGSDFNLFKFRTMYEFSDRAGLLTIGYADFRITTVGYWLRKYKLDELPQLINIIIGNMSFVGPRPEVSKYVAIYSVQQLRVLSVKPGLTDWASIKYFNENELLATAEDPERLYVNTILPSKIFQNLEYIDNRNFLMDIRIILSTLKRLLK, from the coding sequence ATGATTTTAAAAAGAATTTTCGATTTGATTTTTGCTTCGATTTTATTGATAACCTTAACCCCGTTATTAATTATAATAGCTATGGCTGTTAAATTCAATTCAAAAGGAAGCGTATTTTACGTACAGCGCAGAATCGGCAAAAATGGTTCGGATTTTAACCTCTTTAAATTCAGAACCATGTATGAGTTTTCAGATAGGGCAGGCTTGTTAACCATTGGATACGCCGATTTTAGGATTACCACCGTGGGGTATTGGCTTCGCAAATATAAACTGGATGAACTGCCACAATTGATAAATATTATTATTGGCAATATGAGTTTTGTTGGCCCCAGGCCAGAAGTAAGTAAGTACGTTGCAATTTACAGCGTTCAGCAATTAAGGGTACTTAGTGTAAAGCCAGGTTTAACCGACTGGGCCTCTATCAAATACTTTAATGAGAATGAGCTTTTGGCAACTGCCGAAGACCCGGAGAGGCTTTATGTAAATACAATTTTGCCGTCAAAAATATTTCAAAACCTTGAATATATTGACAATCGAAATTTCCTGATGGACATCAGAATTATATTAAGCACCCTTAAAAGATTACTTAAATAA
- a CDS encoding DegT/DnrJ/EryC1/StrS family aminotransferase, with product MKIPFSPPFIDQSVIKEVIDALVSKWITTGPKVAELENEIVNLTTAKAAVCVNSWTSGAILMLKWFGVKEGDEVIVPAYTYCATALCVLHCGATPVMVDVDNDCCISTQAVLKAITSKTKAIIAVDVAGWPCDYGALNEIIGRPEIVNLFEPTNDKQTTLGRILLIADAAHSLGATIHGVAASREADIAIFSFHAVKNITTAEGGAICLNLPATFNIENEYRYLKMFTLNGQTKDAFTKSNGGGWKYDILFQGLKINMPDVCAAIGLAQIKIYTQLLLPLRKLIAIKYFKSFRQMNWFMAPSLIDGNRESSYHLYSLRIRGISESQRDQIIEDITEQGVSVNVHFIPLPMLTLFKSLGYNIADYPVAYAQYANEISLPIYPQLSNTEVDFIIQTVKNAVNKQISQLKTSSITDF from the coding sequence ATGAAAATTCCGTTTTCACCTCCTTTTATCGACCAATCTGTTATAAAAGAGGTTATTGATGCACTTGTTTCTAAATGGATAACTACCGGCCCTAAGGTAGCCGAACTTGAAAACGAGATAGTAAATTTAACAACAGCCAAAGCGGCTGTGTGTGTAAATTCATGGACGTCGGGCGCTATACTGATGTTAAAATGGTTTGGCGTAAAAGAGGGAGATGAGGTTATTGTACCCGCTTATACTTACTGCGCTACTGCTTTATGCGTGCTGCATTGCGGGGCAACTCCCGTAATGGTTGATGTTGATAACGATTGTTGTATATCTACACAAGCCGTTTTGAAAGCCATTACCAGCAAAACAAAGGCGATTATTGCAGTTGATGTTGCCGGCTGGCCATGCGATTACGGGGCTTTAAATGAGATTATAGGCAGGCCCGAAATTGTAAACTTATTTGAGCCGACAAATGACAAGCAAACGACACTGGGCAGAATACTGCTAATTGCCGATGCTGCGCATTCCCTGGGAGCTACGATACATGGAGTTGCAGCCTCAAGGGAAGCCGATATTGCTATTTTCTCATTTCACGCCGTTAAAAATATAACAACAGCAGAGGGGGGGGCCATATGTTTGAATTTGCCGGCAACCTTCAATATTGAAAATGAGTATAGGTATTTGAAAATGTTTACCCTGAATGGGCAAACTAAAGATGCATTCACTAAATCGAACGGTGGGGGGTGGAAGTATGATATATTATTTCAGGGCCTTAAAATAAATATGCCCGATGTATGCGCCGCAATTGGCCTGGCCCAAATAAAAATATATACGCAGTTATTGCTTCCTTTAAGAAAGCTGATTGCAATAAAATATTTCAAAAGCTTTAGGCAAATGAACTGGTTTATGGCGCCCTCACTTATTGATGGGAACCGCGAGTCTTCGTATCATCTTTACTCTTTAAGAATCAGGGGAATATCTGAGTCGCAGCGAGACCAGATTATAGAAGATATTACAGAGCAAGGCGTAAGTGTTAACGTTCATTTTATACCATTACCTATGTTAACTTTATTTAAATCATTAGGTTACAACATTGCAGACTACCCAGTAGCTTACGCTCAGTACGCAAATGAAATTTCACTCCCCATTTACCCCCAATTATCTAATACAGAAGTGGATTTTATAATACAAACTGTAAAAAATGCTGTAAACAAGCAAATTAGCCAATTGAAAACTTCCTCAATAACAGATTTTTGA
- a CDS encoding DUF2334 domain-containing protein, giving the protein MMPANFSFEFNLNHMLQYLIRLDDLCPTNDIDKWQRFFRLFDKYKIKPIIAVIPDNKDPKLKSRGKFNSNYWPMVRGLQSKGYIMGMHGYNHCYVNRNSGILKMNKRSEFAGLPSQIQEQKIKAAAAIFRREKVRPSLFIAPAHTFDRNTLMALEKYTDIKVISDGLLKSPYVRFGFNWIPVQLSEVEPKTENTWTFNYHPETCTDSAFDELEDFIVKYHKHFVSLDDLSFINYGWVDFIKEKFCIYKRLIRGYISFLLVEAEKIPT; this is encoded by the coding sequence ATGATGCCGGCAAATTTTTCATTCGAATTTAATCTTAATCATATGTTACAATATTTAATCCGTTTGGACGATTTGTGTCCAACTAATGATATAGATAAATGGCAGCGTTTTTTTAGGTTGTTTGACAAGTATAAAATTAAACCAATAATTGCTGTAATACCTGATAACAAGGACCCCAAACTAAAAAGCCGCGGAAAATTCAATTCAAATTATTGGCCGATGGTACGCGGGCTTCAAAGTAAAGGGTATATTATGGGGATGCACGGATATAATCACTGTTACGTAAATCGAAACTCTGGAATCCTAAAAATGAACAAGCGATCAGAATTCGCAGGCTTACCATCACAGATACAAGAGCAGAAGATTAAAGCTGCCGCTGCAATATTTCGTCGTGAAAAGGTTCGCCCTTCATTGTTTATAGCACCGGCACATACATTTGACAGGAACACACTTATGGCGCTGGAGAAGTATACCGATATTAAGGTAATAAGTGATGGGCTATTAAAATCGCCCTACGTCCGGTTCGGGTTTAACTGGATCCCTGTACAACTATCTGAAGTTGAACCCAAAACAGAAAATACCTGGACTTTTAACTATCACCCCGAAACCTGCACTGATAGTGCCTTTGATGAACTCGAAGACTTTATTGTAAAGTATCATAAGCACTTTGTTTCGCTTGACGATTTATCATTTATAAACTATGGTTGGGTAGATTTCATAAAAGAGAAGTTCTGCATATACAAACGCCTGATTCGGGGCTACATAAGTTTTCTGCTTGTTGAGGCCGAAAAAATCCCAACCTAA
- a CDS encoding glycosyltransferase encodes MKIKPDLQVKPRLFFIIPTLMGGGAERVLISLANHFNKLNFKSIIVSLNQDVPAYAIDKDVKVVQILSRRRHSLGYRLYYFLKTFYVLIKLLRAEKPVCAISFITSANIWAGITCYFTNTPYIVSERTSPNRSVNQFGYLHKKLAALIYRKSASVVVSAKGVGDCLLGITAFKHLDNINRIMNAVTTFDRIATSKVHVRKFILGVGRLAFVKGFDMLIAAFGLANLDDTDLLIIGEGEERSNLLCQIHRLGLQEKVLLPGSKTNLQDYYSQAEMFVLPSRNEGYPNALVEAMSLSCPCIAVNCDFGPAEIIRDGDNGILVAKESIVELADAMVCLHNDNGLRERIGGAAQNICESNSAQKILGEWAGLINKHARYTPNVP; translated from the coding sequence ATGAAAATAAAACCCGATTTACAAGTAAAACCCCGCTTGTTTTTTATTATTCCTACCCTGATGGGCGGCGGAGCCGAAAGAGTATTAATATCATTAGCAAACCATTTTAATAAGCTAAATTTTAAATCAATAATCGTTTCGCTAAATCAGGATGTTCCAGCTTATGCTATTGACAAAGATGTAAAAGTAGTTCAAATATTAAGCCGAAGACGGCATAGCCTGGGATACCGGTTGTACTATTTTTTAAAAACCTTTTATGTGCTGATTAAATTGTTGAGAGCCGAAAAACCTGTTTGTGCTATATCGTTTATAACATCGGCCAATATATGGGCGGGCATAACCTGCTATTTTACCAATACCCCGTATATCGTATCCGAACGAACATCGCCAAACCGGAGTGTAAATCAGTTTGGTTATCTGCATAAGAAGCTTGCCGCATTAATATATCGCAAATCGGCATCCGTGGTTGTTAGCGCAAAGGGTGTAGGAGACTGCCTGTTAGGGATAACAGCTTTTAAACATCTGGATAATATAAACAGGATAATGAACGCAGTAACAACCTTTGATAGGATAGCTACGAGTAAGGTACACGTTCGGAAATTTATATTGGGCGTTGGACGATTAGCCTTTGTTAAAGGTTTTGACATGCTGATTGCCGCGTTCGGCCTCGCCAATCTTGACGATACTGATTTATTAATAATAGGCGAAGGCGAAGAAAGATCAAATCTTCTTTGCCAGATCCATCGCCTCGGACTACAGGAAAAAGTATTGCTTCCCGGATCAAAAACTAACCTACAGGATTATTATAGCCAGGCCGAAATGTTTGTGTTGCCTTCCCGCAATGAAGGCTATCCTAATGCATTGGTCGAGGCAATGAGTTTAAGTTGTCCTTGTATAGCGGTAAACTGTGACTTTGGGCCTGCGGAGATTATCAGAGATGGCGATAACGGTATTTTAGTAGCTAAGGAGTCGATTGTTGAGTTGGCGGACGCGATGGTTTGTCTACACAACGATAATGGCCTCAGGGAACGGATAGGGGGAGCAGCACAAAATATTTGTGAAAGCAACAGTGCACAAAAAATTTTAGGCGAGTGGGCGGGTTTAATAAACAAGCATGCCAGGTATACGCCTAATGTACCCTGA